The DNA segment CTATTAGACACCGTTGACTGCAACACCTATCCTAATTTCAGAGAaggtaaaatgtgaataaaacaaaaacaaaaataaatcactggAATTGATGAAATGCCACAGGGAGATCCCACATTTACAATAATAAGGCTTGTTCCATGAGAATTTCTTctgaataagaaatttaaaagtctTGACATgattcctttaaaattttaagttcacATACTCCATTTCACAATACAAATTTATGATGGGGGATGGGGAATCAGAAAACATACCTAAAACTGGTAGTTCTCCTTTTGCTCTTACATCACTCACGTGCTGTGGCCTCAGAACTTACATCCTAAGCATATGTCATGGTAATGCTCAACAATAGGCTGTCTAGGTCAATTTAAGATGCTGGTTGGTGTTCACTATAAACAAAAACACCAGGAAACACCTCCTTGAATAATatcaacatttattttgattttgtgattttctttacaaatttagTGCAAAAAACTTTGCATCTGTTGCTTTATTTACAGGTTGATGATGCAAATTAGCTAATTCATGGAACATAAACCATGACATCTACACGTGTTCTTAAGTAAATtaactaaaaagtaaaatgaaaacattagagTTGAAACTGACCCGTGGTTCTTATCCCAGTTACTATGGCAGgcccttgtttatttttattaacagttTGTCTGTGTCGGTGGGAGCCCCAACAGAATGAAAGCATTTGCACTGTTTATGCACAAGGAGCTCGGGTTGGAGGAAGCTGAAGAAGACATAAAAGACATCTGTGCTGGGACAGACAGATACTGTATGTACAAAACCGGGCCTGTGCTCGCCATCAGTGTAAGTATACATGGTTGCATTTCAGCTAGTCATTGCAGGCTAGAGAAAAAAGTGGGAACTTTTACATGTAGGAGTTCTTTTTCCCTCTGGCTTCGCATTCTTACACAATCAAACAAGGTGTCCAGGTATGAGTTCATTATTGGAAAAAGCCCCCAGGGCAGAACACAGCATGCAGCATCATTTTTGTTTATTAGTTACCACTTAGGTATTCAAATTAGGGGGAAAATACTCAAAGCACCCCTCCTTTCTCTTTACTTTGTAACTGGTTAACACCCCTCATCCCCGCCATGGCAATTTTCCTTCTTCTATCCCTTACCCAGCTTTGGGAATGTTGAGCTTTTAGTACACGGAGGCTAATTTTCAGGACTGCTAAAGTGCTGCTGTTTAACACCATAATAAGCTCGCTGAAAAGCTGCTAATGCATTTCTACTGAGCTCTTGTAAATTACTCTCCTGCATTTAGAACATGTGAACAGTTATGGAAGCACACAGTGTCCTAAGACAAAATGAAAGGGGAATGATTTGCAGTTTTAGGGAAGATGCAGACCATTTCCCCCTTGGACTCAGCTGGGCACACACTGATGAGGGCGTATGTGCATAGGCATCCCATTTGCCTTCCCATGTTTGTCTCTCTGCACAGGGCTGTATTCTGAAGCAATAACTCTGAAGCCATCACATTTCTGGGCACTGCAACCCTCAAAAGAGGCACAGGCAGGCATGCCAGGGGACAGGGGAAGAATCTCCTGCACAGGGTGGCAATTCTAAGGAACTAAGCTGTAAGTGGCTCCTACCACAGGGAATAGGCATCATCCATTGATTGCCCTACAGTGTGGACAATCATTGATGAAAACCTGCTGTAAAGAAGGGAAAATTATGCAACACCAATAAGGCAGCTAAATTGCTCTCCTCTCTGGGCCAAGAGTGCCTGAAACCTGCTCAAATGGGACAGTCCATTCAGTTATTCACTTGTGCATTCAGTAAACCATTACAGAATATCTACATTAGAAGGAAACTGAATATCCACTCATCTTGGCAAATTTTTTCTTACCAACATTTACTGGACCTTTAGACTATAACTGTTTTTTGTATAGTAAATGGAGAAGGACAAAAAAGtaagtttcttaaaaatgtttcataaataagCAGTAAAACTTCACAGtaagaaatgaaaacagcaatAGACTGATCCTGTCCTGTCTGGGAAAAAGACCTGAAATATGTGTGATGCCAAGGTTACCAATTAGAAATGGGCCTTACTAGGCAGGCAGGGGATTGACAAATGTGATTCCTTCTTTGAAAATTCTTCCTCTCCAGTAGTGGTTGAATGGGGTgcgtgtgtgtgaaagagagcaCAAGTCCAATTGTCATTTTATCAATGCGTAACATAACAAATGACAATCATTAACTTACTAAATGTCTGAACTAGAAGGAATCTAATAGATCAAATAATAGTTCATCTTCTTAATTTGcaggtaagaaaaaataatacttagAGCATTTATTCATTAGTCACAGAGCCAGTTCCAAAGTCCCAAACTTGTTAATCTTGGATATACAAATCAATACAAGTTCGATGCCTGGCTCCAGGATGCTTACTAAACATTTGAAAGTCAGGGCATATGCAATGGGAACCAGAAAGGGGGAACGCAGAGGTTCGAAGTTTCCATAGCTCAACATTCTTGATAGAAGGAGGAAGCTCAGGTGAAAACATCATGGTCACGGCCAATGGTTTTCCAAAGTCTTTGTGTCCAAAAGTAGGACACATTGAAGAGCACATTTGACTCTCTGCTGTTATGTCAGGAATGAAGTTACTACCAGTTTTGAACTCAGTTCCAGTTTCTGCAAATTACAGAATGGAGGATGTTTCTGGAGAGTTATTAGGACATTGTGTAGCCACCAGGAGTTGCTAAATCCTGTAGCCTGTGTTGATCCCTTTTCTGGTGACATTGATTCCACTGTCCTGAATACTGAAAAAAACAGGGCTATGGTCATGATCTATAGTAATTTAAACTCACTTCCATGTTCAGTATAAGTTTAAAATTGTTAAGTGGGGAATCTAACCCACGTTTCTACTCTAGTACCTTTCAGAGCACACAAAATTAACagcaaatgaaatggattcaCTATTTCATTTAGAATGGTTGAAAAAGACTGATGATTTGGCAACCAAAATTATATTTCCTCAAAATCAAGTCAATCGTGCAAAAAGCTCTTTTTCAAAGGCTCATCATGAAGAGCCCAGTGGGAAGATGGGAAATGGCACCGCCCTGACACACCTGTATACCACACCATCCCCGCCTTCTGCTCTTGCTGATGAGGGCTGAAGTCAACAGAACTGGCAGTGAGATGCCTCCCTCTGATCTTCACAGATGGACACATCTGTCAGCATGTCATGTAGGCGCCAATTAGGGAGGACTTACATTTTCCTCAGCATTGGCAAAGTCTTAATGATTATGTAAATGTATCTGAGGCCTGTTAACTTGTAATGATGGAAGAAATTATGTCCTGTTCATGTATCACTTTGCAAGATGTATGatgactttctctttctctcaataGCACGGCATGGGCATCCCCTCCATTTCTATTATGCTTCATGAACTCATCAAATTACTCCACCATGCACGGTGCTGCGATGTCACCATTATTAGAATCGGTACATCAGGGGGAATAGGTGAGACGGATTGATTTCTACTATTAGAACTGAGTGATCCTTACGTACATGGTAGCTGCCAAAATATACCATCCTATTCAGAGCCCAGCAAAAGCCAAGATGGGCTAAAAAGTGTCAGAAGGCTGGACTTGAGGAAATTTAAGGAAATCTGCCCAcattgcctttttcttttattccttttttctttatggaaACCCACAGGGAGAGATCTCACTGCCTATTGCAGGATAGTCTTAGGTGTTTATAAAGGGAAGAGTAGAAAAATTGTTAGAAGATATGTTTTGAGGGTAGGGGTAAATTTCAAGTCTTAGGAGTTTTTTAAAGTGACAGAAATAAGTGtgttcaagtaaaaaaaaaaatcataaaaatgtccCAGTTTTATCAGCTAAGTGAGCAAACTGCAAAGCTCTTAGAAAAACATTGCTTTTTGCTCACATCAGTTACTACATCACCTCTATTGGCTGTATCTTTTCCTCATCAGTACACTAGAAAAAAACCAGGCCAGGCTTTCAGGGAAGGCTTAAGTGATGCTTCCTATAGTTTTCACAGAGCCTCCCAACCTCCCTTCTTCTTAGGCCTGTCAGTCAGCTGTATAGAGGCCTTGGTTTTGCTTCCAGAATGTGTTATGATGAAGTTTTGAGGTTTCCTcaaaattttcagctttttcttaaggagcacatcTTGTCAGGGTATGATTTTACCATGTCACCAAAGTGCAAATACAGACTGCACATGGCAAATGGAGAAGTTTGGTTGACAGGGCGATAGAACTGAATGGGCATTATAAAAAGGGCTGAGATTTGGGAAGAGAAATGGTGGTAGAATTAGACATTTATGGAGCAAAAAGGGACGTCAGAAATCCTCACACAAGTAGATGGAGAAGTGGTGTGTTCAACATCACAAAGCCACCATGGCTGAGCCATGCTTCACTAGAAATCAGACATGTTGGAAAAGATGATGGCTTTCCACAGCCGTGGTCCAGGAATAAAGTCCAGCCAAGGCCCTTACATCTGGGAGAAAGTAGGACCTTTGTGCATGTTCATCCATAGAGAGAAGTAGAGTGCTAGCAATAAGTGTCAGATCAGGCATCCTTCTAGACTGTAGTTTATCCAACAATACCCCAAATAATCAGTAGTAGGGAACTACTCATTTGGGCATGAATTTCAGATAACATAGCTATTAAAGTTGCTCATAATTCTTGGGTTGTGGGTTACAAGGATCTGCCTTCACAGCCAACATTCATGCATTGTAAACTCCTGACTGCTACAGTTACCACTTGATATTAACGAACACCAGCATGGGCAAGGTGCTCCAATGACCATCCAGCTCTTGATTAGGGTATTTTATTTCATGGCAACACGATACATACAGCACACAATGAAGGCCCATGGATGGTGGCAAATTAACCCACTGTGCTGGTGTGGACACCTTCATTTTGAAGTTTTATCCTCATTAAGAACTCTTAGCTTATCAAAAAGatgtatttgcttattttcttttaagcaaTATTGCATTTGGAGATGAAAGATGTACACAGTATTGTCGCTCACATGATCCCTTCCTACATGAGCCGACACACCGTAATAAGCATAAACTACTCAGTTAAATAGTATGTTGACTTTTGAGAAACCTTAACCATGACATAATACACTAACACATTTAAATATTAGGATGGCATATAAATAACAtcatttttatgtatacattttcaACTTCCCTCTCAATCACTTTCTTAGGACATTGTGAACAATTCAAGGAGCCACTTACTTGGATTGTTTAAAAActatctggccaggcatggtggctcacatttataatcccagtactttgggaggccgaggcagtggatcacttgaggccaggagtttgagaccagcctggccaatgtggtgaaaccccatctctactaaaaatacaaaaaattagttaggtgtgggtgtatgtgcctgtagtcctagctattctggaggctgaggccggagaattgcttgaaccctggaggcagagactgcagtgagctgagatcaccccactacattacagcctgggtgacagagcaagaccccatctcaaaaaaaaaaaaataaaaataaattaaaaaaaaatatttcacccAACAAGGCTCTATTATCAGTGGCCACCTTGGGTCTCTAGTTGGATCTTCTGAAGCATTTTGTAATTAAGTCTACTTTGATCAATATCAAAATTTATGCCACCCTGAAGGATAAGTCTATACTCTATAGCAAGCATTGtcaagctttttctgtaaaggacaaGATAGTACATATTTTAGGATTTGCTGACTGTGTGATTTCTATTGCAACTTCTCAACTCTGCCTCTAGAGCTTGAAAGCAgctatagacaatatgtaaataaatgggtgtggctgtgtgactaataaaactttatttacaaagacaGGATTTGGTTTATGAACCATAGGCTTGCAGAGCTATAATCTATGGCATCTTTGTGAAAACATTCACTCATTTGACAAatttttattgagtacctataATGTGGCAGGCACAGAGCTAGACCAGGAGAGAGCAGTGAACAGACATAGTTCTTGACTTTATAGAGTTTATGTTCTAtcagagaaaaagataaacaaatgggtAATTATAAAAAGTGTTAGGACAGAGAGAGTCTAGGGCATTTATGAAGATATATCTTCTTATTCAGGCTCTAAATAGAAACCAGACTGGGTCAAAAGCTGGGTCAAAAATGGGCCTGGGGAAATTTAGTGTAACCTATCTgtgttgccttttaattttttcatttgtttgcttccCTTCTGTGGATTCAGACCTTTTTCAGGAAGTAAATTAAGCTGACACCTGAAGAGTGACTTGGTGTGTGATGAAAaggttgggggaggaggagagggcatGGCAGGCAGGGAGACTAACAGTTGGCAGAAAATAGTTTCTTAAGTAAGCCCAAGTCCCTTGAGCAACCCAGACTTTGTAGCCATGGAAGGTCAGCCAAGAGGCCTGATTTACATGAAGTTGGCGAGAGAACAAATGTGAAaagaatcagaagaaaaagaggaTAGAGATGCAAAGAAATTACAGTAATCAAGAAGTCGCAGAGAAGATTAAATATTAAGAAGTCACATCACTTTATGAAAGCTACTTGCTGGCAGGCTTATTTAGTTTTTTCCTGACCTAATTTATTCAAATTTGAGCCCAAAGTCTGGCACTAATTTGCATGTCCAAGAGTCATGTTTGTCTTGAAATCTAAACCCCATCACATTGTAAATGTGCATTTGAAAAGACAACAAATGTAAATGCCTCTTCTGAATGTTATTTAATtgcatttggaaaagaaaataattttaaagttgaaaacaGGGAGACTCATTAGCAGCTAGCATTAATGCTAGAATAAGTTACATACTATGTGTCAAAAGTAAACTCTAAACGATATTCTTCTGTAATCATTTATTCCCACATTGCAGGGATTGCACCAGGGACTGTTGTAATAACGGATATAGCTGTAGACTCCTTCTTTAAGCCCCGGTTTGAACAGGTCATTTTGGACAACATCGTCACCCGAAGTACTGAACTGGACAAGGAACTGTCTGAAGAACTGTTCAACTGTAGCAAAGAAATCCCCAACTTCCCAACCCTCATTGGACATACAATGTGTACCTATGATTTTTATGAAGGTGAGAACAATTTATAAACtgtgaaggaaacagaaaaacgcCAG comes from the Pan troglodytes isolate AG18354 chromosome 13, NHGRI_mPanTro3-v2.0_pri, whole genome shotgun sequence genome and includes:
- the UPP2 gene encoding uridine phosphorylase 2 isoform X2, which produces MASVIPASNSSMRSDRNTYVGKRFVHVKNPYLDLMDEDILYHLDLGTKTHNLPAMFGDVKFVCVGGSPNRMKAFALFMHKELGLEEAEEDIKDICAGTDRYCMYKTGPVLAISHGMGIPSISIMLHELIKLLHHARCCDVTIIRIGTSGGIGIAPGTVVITDIAVDSFFKPRFEQVILDNIVTRSTELDKELSEELFNCSKEIPNFPTLIGHTMCTYDFYEGQGRLDGALCSLSREKKLDYLKRAYKAGVRNIEMESTVFAAMCGLCGLKAKSTLIKPQTF
- the UPP2 gene encoding uridine phosphorylase 2 isoform X1, whose amino-acid sequence is MASVIPASNSSMRSDRNTYVGKRFVHVKNPYLDLMDEDILYHLDLGTKTHNLPAMFGDVKFVCVGGSPNRMKAFALFMHKELGLEEAEEDIKDICAGTDRYCMYKTGPVLAISHGMGIPSISIMLHELIKLLHHARCCDVTIIRIGTSGGIGIAPGTVVITDIAVDSFFKPRFEQVILDNIVTRSTELDKELSEELFNCSKEIPNFPTLIGHTMCTYDFYEGQGRLDGALCSLSREKKLDYLKRAYKAGVRNIEMESTVFAAMCGLCGLKAAVVCVTLLDRLDCDQINLPHDVLVEYQQRPQLLISNFIRRRLGLCD